A genome region from Candidatus Methylomirabilota bacterium includes the following:
- a CDS encoding GNAT family N-acetyltransferase, which yields MNPPRDLRTDRVWLRRWLSGDLAPFAALNADPQVMEYFPAELSREESNALASRIEADFEERGFGLWAVEIPSVTSFAGFIGLSVPRFEAPFTPCVEIGWRLAREYWGLGYAPEGARVVLDFAFQALGLDQVVSFTTPGNLRSRRVMEKIGMVHDPTDDFDHPAHPDGHRLRRHVLYRIVRPTLANYWITRRPLAAGDPGRSTHRGGTYR from the coding sequence ATGAACCCACCTCGAGACCTGCGAACGGACCGAGTATGGTTGCGAAGGTGGTTGTCGGGAGACCTCGCGCCCTTTGCGGCTCTCAACGCCGACCCGCAGGTTATGGAGTACTTCCCCGCGGAGCTGTCACGCGAGGAAAGCAACGCGCTGGCTTCGCGCATCGAGGCCGACTTCGAGGAGCGCGGCTTCGGGTTGTGGGCGGTGGAGATCCCCAGCGTCACATCGTTTGCAGGATTTATCGGCCTGTCCGTTCCTCGCTTCGAGGCGCCCTTCACTCCGTGCGTGGAGATCGGCTGGCGCCTCGCCCGGGAGTACTGGGGCCTCGGCTACGCTCCGGAAGGTGCGCGGGTGGTGCTGGATTTTGCCTTCCAAGCGTTGGGGCTGGACCAGGTTGTGTCGTTCACCACACCAGGCAACCTCCGGTCCCGCCGTGTAATGGAGAAGATCGGCATGGTTCATGACCCAACCGACGACTTCGATCACCCGGCGCATCCCGACGGGCATCGGCTTCGGCGCCACGTCCTATACAGGATCGTGCGCCCGACGCTGGCCAACTACTGGATCACCCGACGGCCATTGGCCGCGGGTGATCCTGGGCGTTCGACGCACAGGGGAGGGACTTACCGTTGA
- a CDS encoding ABC transporter substrate-binding protein, whose amino-acid sequence MHATAVVTALLVLLPIAVLLAPLAGEAQHAATIPRIGLLFPTSLSDPRTARFLEAFRQGLRELGYAEGQNIAIESRFAEGKWDQLPGLAAELVRIKVDVIVTYTTPATQAAKQVTGTIPIVVAAVIDPVGAGLVASLAHPGGNITGLSQMVPELVGKQLEVLKEIAPKISRVALLGNPANAGNAPQVRHAQDAARVLGVRLQPLEARGPSEIETAFAAMTTERAGAVIVLVDSMLIDHRTRIADLAARRRLPTVSAAIETAEAGGLMAYGPSTRDMFRRAAAYVAKILKGAKPADLPIEQPTKFELVINLRTARALELTIPQSVLLRADQVIQ is encoded by the coding sequence ATGCACGCCACCGCTGTCGTCACCGCTCTCCTCGTCCTTCTACCCATCGCGGTGCTCCTTGCGCCGCTCGCCGGCGAAGCACAGCATGCGGCGACCATCCCCCGTATAGGGCTTCTATTCCCGACCTCTCTCTCTGATCCAAGAACTGCGCGTTTCCTCGAGGCCTTCCGACAAGGCCTGCGCGAGCTGGGTTATGCGGAAGGTCAGAACATCGCCATTGAGTCCCGATTTGCGGAGGGGAAGTGGGACCAGCTTCCCGGCCTCGCGGCCGAGCTGGTCCGTATCAAGGTGGACGTCATCGTTACGTATACGACGCCGGCGACACAGGCCGCCAAGCAAGTGACCGGGACGATCCCCATCGTCGTAGCGGCGGTTATTGATCCTGTGGGGGCTGGACTCGTCGCCAGCCTCGCACATCCAGGGGGAAACATCACGGGCTTGTCGCAGATGGTGCCCGAACTGGTCGGCAAGCAGCTGGAGGTCCTCAAGGAAATCGCCCCCAAGATCTCCCGGGTGGCCCTCCTCGGGAACCCGGCCAACGCTGGCAACGCACCACAGGTGCGACACGCGCAGGATGCGGCCCGGGTATTGGGGGTGCGGCTTCAACCCCTGGAGGCGCGTGGCCCGAGCGAGATCGAGACCGCCTTCGCGGCAATGACCACCGAGCGGGCCGGCGCGGTCATCGTTCTCGTGGACTCAATGCTCATCGACCACCGAACACGAATCGCAGACCTCGCGGCTCGGCGCCGTCTGCCGACGGTGTCTGCAGCGATTGAGACCGCCGAGGCCGGCGGCCTCATGGCCTACGGGCCAAGCACGCGTGACATGTTTCGGCGGGCGGCCGCCTACGTAGCCAAGATCCTCAAGGGCGCCAAGCCTGCCGACCTCCCCATCGAGCAGCCGACGAAGTTCGAGCTGGTGATCAACCTCAGAACTGCGAGGGCTCTGGAGCTGACGATCCCACAGTCGGTGTTGCTTCGGGCGGACCAGGTGATCCAGTAG